The following are encoded together in the Sediminitomix flava genome:
- a CDS encoding 3'-5' exonuclease, with amino-acid sequence MNTLTDLFSKELSGLMFIDIETVPLVSDFNLLSERMQEHWIKKAHRVMPNEDFEIEDSWQTKAGIYAEFAKVVCISVGRFFLDEEGECRFKVKSFMNEEESVLLHEFSEMLHLIKKKDFRFVGHNIKEFDLPFLCRRMLVQQVAIPKCLQLSSFKPWSNPNIDTMELWKFGDYKSFTSLDLLATIFDIPTSKDDIDGTKVAEVYYKERNLDRITQYCAKDVVLTAKVFLRLKCFPPLFDEEIVIL; translated from the coding sequence ATGAATACCCTAACTGATTTATTTTCCAAAGAATTATCTGGACTGATGTTTATTGATATCGAAACTGTTCCTTTAGTCTCAGATTTTAATCTGCTTTCTGAAAGAATGCAAGAGCACTGGATAAAGAAAGCTCATCGAGTGATGCCCAATGAGGATTTTGAAATAGAAGATAGTTGGCAAACAAAGGCAGGGATTTATGCTGAATTTGCTAAAGTAGTATGTATTTCTGTTGGGCGTTTTTTCTTAGATGAAGAAGGAGAATGTCGTTTTAAGGTTAAATCATTTATGAATGAAGAAGAAAGCGTTTTACTTCATGAATTTTCCGAAATGCTTCACTTGATCAAGAAAAAAGATTTCAGATTTGTCGGGCATAATATTAAAGAATTTGATTTACCCTTTCTTTGTCGCAGGATGCTTGTACAGCAAGTCGCTATCCCAAAATGTTTGCAGTTAAGTTCTTTTAAACCATGGTCAAATCCGAATATTGATACAATGGAACTATGGAAGTTTGGTGATTATAAATCATTTACTTCATTGGATTTACTTGCGACCATTTTTGATATACCAACAAGCAAAGACGATATCGATGGAACAAAAGTGGCAGAAGTCTATTATAAAGAAAGAAACCTTGACCGAATTACGCAGTATTGTGCAAAGGATGTTGTTCTTACTGCCAAAGTGTTTTTAAGACTAAAATGCTTTCCACCATTATTTGATGAGGAAATCGTTATACTCTAA